In a single window of the Limnohabitans sp. 2KL-27 genome:
- a CDS encoding VC_2705 family sodium/solute symporter, with amino-acid sequence MADRSTAAYHWRLHRNVLVYVAILGALIGAMAWAEQWGLSRNLIGPIFLFTTVMMYALIGISSRTTDEDEYYVAGRRIPAMYNGMATAADWMSAASFISLAGALYLQGFSGSGQQPGGLAYVLGWTGGFCLVALLIAPQLRAMELYTLPDYFHHRYGGRWPRIIAALASVLCSFTYVVAQIYGIGLIASRLTGVQFEIGILLGLGGVLLCSFLGGMRAITWTQVAQYIMLLLAFMIPVSWLAYKQLGSPLAPLVYGQQLAQIEAIEKKLINDPGEIEVREEFARRAQVYEARLQHVESALLALRQELEDKIRVLKDQSADYTAITHARRELLAVPRDAASAREQWTRAMHENRERAKPLGGMPAHTQAFAGNPQGSPQEVQVFEASRLNFMALVFCLMVGTAGLPHLLTRFYTVPSVAQARSSVAWSLFFIGLLYWSVPALAVLVKFEVMNNLVGSSFEDLPSWMAQWARLDSALLEFSDVNGDRVLQLGELKLGADMVMLATPEMGGMPFVVSGLVAAGGLAAALSTADGLLLTISNALVHDIGPGRERKPKSAEGRVILSKFALLAVAMLAAVVAAFKPAEILALVSTSFSLAAAAFFPGMVLGMIWPKVHRPAAVAGMLAGLGVTLYYMVVNAPGFRHFWGLEPSAGLWFGIQPLSAGVFGVPTGFGVMVLLTLLLPERWAKPRNPLEPPSGDASRGYPGL; translated from the coding sequence ATGGCAGACCGTTCCACTGCCGCCTACCACTGGCGGCTTCATCGCAATGTGCTGGTTTATGTCGCCATTCTGGGCGCCCTGATTGGCGCCATGGCCTGGGCTGAACAATGGGGCTTGTCGCGCAACCTGATTGGCCCCATCTTTTTGTTCACCACGGTGATGATGTATGCCTTGATTGGCATTTCGAGCCGGACCACCGACGAAGATGAGTATTACGTGGCCGGGCGGCGCATCCCTGCGATGTACAACGGCATGGCCACAGCGGCGGACTGGATGAGCGCGGCTTCTTTCATCAGCCTGGCAGGAGCGCTTTACCTGCAGGGTTTTTCTGGCAGTGGCCAACAGCCCGGTGGTCTGGCCTACGTGTTGGGTTGGACGGGCGGTTTTTGTCTGGTGGCCTTGCTGATCGCGCCACAGTTGCGGGCGATGGAGCTCTACACCTTGCCTGATTATTTCCACCACCGCTATGGAGGGCGATGGCCGCGCATCATTGCCGCACTCGCTTCTGTGCTTTGCTCTTTCACTTACGTGGTGGCCCAGATCTACGGCATCGGGCTGATCGCTTCACGCCTGACGGGTGTTCAGTTCGAAATTGGCATTTTGCTCGGGCTGGGCGGCGTCTTGCTGTGTTCTTTTCTGGGGGGCATGCGTGCCATCACCTGGACCCAGGTGGCCCAGTACATCATGTTGTTGCTGGCGTTCATGATCCCTGTGTCCTGGCTGGCCTACAAGCAACTCGGAAGCCCTTTGGCCCCTTTGGTGTACGGGCAGCAGTTGGCACAGATCGAGGCCATTGAGAAAAAGTTGATCAACGACCCTGGTGAAATCGAAGTGCGCGAGGAGTTTGCTCGTCGCGCCCAGGTTTACGAGGCCCGTTTGCAACATGTTGAAAGTGCCCTGTTGGCGCTGCGCCAGGAGCTGGAAGACAAAATCCGGGTGCTGAAGGACCAATCGGCCGATTACACGGCCATCACACACGCCAGGCGCGAGTTGTTGGCGGTGCCTCGTGATGCCGCCTCTGCCCGTGAGCAATGGACCCGTGCCATGCATGAAAACCGCGAACGGGCCAAGCCGTTGGGGGGTATGCCTGCACACACGCAGGCTTTTGCAGGCAACCCCCAAGGCAGTCCCCAAGAGGTCCAAGTATTTGAGGCGTCGCGTCTCAATTTCATGGCCTTGGTGTTTTGCCTGATGGTGGGCACGGCGGGCTTGCCGCATTTGCTGACCCGTTTTTACACCGTCCCTTCGGTGGCACAGGCGCGCAGTTCGGTAGCCTGGTCGCTCTTTTTCATTGGCTTGCTGTATTGGAGCGTGCCGGCCTTGGCGGTGCTGGTGAAGTTTGAGGTCATGAACAACTTGGTGGGCAGCAGTTTTGAAGATTTGCCCAGCTGGATGGCCCAATGGGCACGTCTGGATTCTGCGCTGCTGGAGTTCTCCGATGTCAACGGTGACCGCGTGCTGCAATTGGGGGAGCTCAAGTTGGGGGCCGACATGGTCATGCTGGCCACACCCGAGATGGGCGGTATGCCCTTTGTGGTGTCGGGTTTGGTGGCCGCTGGGGGTTTGGCCGCGGCCTTGTCGACGGCCGATGGCTTGCTTTTGACCATCAGCAATGCCCTGGTGCACGACATCGGGCCCGGGCGGGAACGCAAGCCCAAATCAGCCGAAGGGCGTGTCATCCTGTCCAAGTTCGCCCTTTTGGCGGTCGCCATGCTGGCGGCTGTGGTGGCTGCTTTCAAGCCGGCCGAAATCCTAGCCTTGGTCTCGACCTCTTTTTCGCTGGCAGCGGCCGCGTTTTTCCCGGGCATGGTTCTGGGCATGATTTGGCCCAAAGTCCATCGACCCGCTGCGGTGGCTGGCATGTTGGCAGGTTTGGGGGTGACGCTGTATTACATGGTGGTCAATGCGCCTGGGTTTCGACACTTTTGGGGTTTGGAGCCCAGTGCTGGCTTGTGGTTTGGCATTCAGCCGCTGTCTGCGGGCGTTTTTGGTGTTCCCACAGGCTTTGGGGTGATGGTTTTGTTGACTTTGTTGCTGCCTGAGCGCTGGGCCAAGCCCCGCAATCCCTTGGAACCCCCTTCGGGAGACGCCTCGCGTGGCTATCCCGGGCTTTGA
- the ppsA gene encoding phosphoenolpyruvate synthase, producing MSDLFSETALVVPFELLRMTDVESVGGKNASLGEMISQLPSGVRVPTGFATTAHAFRQFLAFGGLTERINARLDALDTDDVRALAAAGAEIRAMVEAQPFPADLAQAIREAFVRLQGSNPEASFAVRSSATAEDLPDASFAGQQETFLNVVGIEDVLHKMKEVFASLYNDRAISYRVHKGFAHADVALSAGVQRMVRSDLGAAGVMFTIDTESGFEDVVFITSSYGLGETVVQGAVNPDEFYVHKPMLAAGKRSVIRRNLGSKLIEMVFATPEEKAASGKLVKTTDVPTELRNRYSLTDDEVEQLARYAVVIEQHYGRPMDIEWGKDGTDGLLYILQARPETVKSQAKGTPELRYKLKGKSAILAEGRAIGQKIGTGPVRLVHNISEMDKVQPGDVLVTDMTDPNWEPVMKRASAIVTNRGGRTCHAAIIARELGIPAVVGCGNATEQLSEGTLVTVSCAEGDTGHIYDGLLETEISEIQRGVLPEIKTKIMMNVGNPQLAFDFAQLPNAGVGLARLEFIINNNIGVHPKAILDYPAIDADLKKAVESVARGHASPRAFYVDKVTEGVASIAAAFWPKPVIVRLSDFKSNEYRKLIGGSRYEPEEENPMLGFRGAARYISRDFGEAFAMECEALKRVRGEMGLTNVQIMVPFVRTLGQAEKVTQLLASQGLRRGEDGLKVIMMCEVPSNAILAEQFLAFFDGFSIGSNDLTQLTLGLDRDSGMELLAADFDERDPAVTALISQAIQACLAQGKYIGICGQGPSDHPDFAHWLMDQGISSISLNPDTVIETWTQLGR from the coding sequence TGCGAGCCTTGGCGGCTGCAGGCGCCGAAATCCGTGCCATGGTCGAAGCCCAACCTTTTCCAGCCGATCTGGCGCAAGCCATTCGCGAAGCGTTTGTACGCCTGCAAGGCAGCAATCCTGAGGCTTCATTTGCGGTGCGCTCTTCAGCCACGGCCGAAGACTTGCCCGACGCCTCCTTTGCAGGCCAGCAGGAAACTTTCCTGAATGTGGTCGGCATCGAGGACGTGCTGCACAAGATGAAAGAGGTGTTTGCGTCCCTGTACAACGACCGCGCCATCAGCTACCGCGTGCACAAGGGCTTTGCCCATGCTGACGTGGCCTTGTCGGCCGGCGTGCAGCGCATGGTGCGATCGGACTTGGGCGCTGCGGGTGTCATGTTCACCATTGACACCGAGTCTGGCTTTGAAGATGTGGTGTTCATCACCTCCAGCTACGGATTGGGTGAGACGGTGGTGCAAGGTGCGGTGAATCCGGACGAGTTCTACGTGCACAAACCCATGCTGGCCGCGGGCAAGCGCAGCGTGATCCGCCGAAACCTGGGCTCCAAGCTCATCGAGATGGTGTTTGCCACCCCTGAAGAAAAGGCCGCATCGGGCAAGCTGGTCAAAACCACCGATGTGCCCACCGAACTGCGCAACCGTTACAGCCTGACCGACGATGAGGTCGAGCAATTGGCCCGTTATGCGGTGGTGATCGAGCAGCATTACGGTCGCCCCATGGACATCGAGTGGGGCAAAGATGGCACCGACGGATTGCTCTACATCCTGCAAGCGCGCCCCGAGACGGTGAAAAGCCAGGCCAAAGGCACGCCCGAGTTGCGTTACAAGCTCAAGGGCAAAAGTGCCATCTTGGCCGAGGGTCGGGCCATTGGCCAAAAGATCGGTACAGGACCCGTGCGCTTGGTGCACAACATCAGCGAGATGGACAAGGTCCAACCCGGCGATGTGCTGGTGACCGACATGACCGACCCCAACTGGGAGCCCGTGATGAAACGCGCCAGCGCCATCGTCACCAACCGGGGCGGACGCACTTGCCACGCCGCCATCATTGCCCGTGAGCTGGGCATCCCGGCGGTGGTGGGTTGCGGCAATGCCACCGAGCAACTGAGCGAAGGCACTTTGGTCACCGTCAGCTGCGCCGAGGGGGATACCGGTCACATTTACGATGGCTTGCTGGAAACCGAAATCAGCGAAATCCAACGCGGCGTTCTGCCCGAAATCAAGACCAAGATCATGATGAACGTGGGCAACCCCCAGCTGGCCTTTGATTTTGCCCAACTGCCCAATGCCGGCGTGGGCCTGGCGCGGTTGGAGTTCATCATCAACAACAACATTGGTGTGCACCCCAAGGCCATCTTGGATTACCCCGCCATCGATGCCGATTTGAAAAAAGCCGTCGAATCGGTGGCCCGTGGTCACGCTTCCCCGCGCGCTTTTTATGTGGACAAAGTGACCGAAGGCGTGGCCAGCATCGCCGCCGCTTTCTGGCCCAAGCCAGTGATCGTGCGTTTGTCGGATTTCAAGAGCAACGAGTACCGCAAACTCATTGGCGGCAGCCGCTACGAGCCGGAAGAAGAAAACCCGATGCTCGGCTTTCGCGGTGCTGCACGTTACATCAGCCGGGATTTTGGCGAAGCCTTTGCCATGGAATGCGAGGCCCTCAAGCGGGTGCGCGGCGAAATGGGCCTGACCAATGTGCAGATCATGGTGCCCTTTGTGCGCACCTTGGGCCAAGCCGAAAAAGTCACGCAGCTGCTGGCCAGTCAAGGCTTGCGTCGTGGCGAAGATGGCCTCAAGGTCATCATGATGTGCGAAGTGCCCAGCAACGCCATCCTGGCCGAGCAATTTTTGGCGTTCTTTGATGGCTTCTCCATCGGCTCGAACGACCTGACCCAGTTGACTTTGGGGCTGGACCGTGACTCGGGTATGGAGTTGCTGGCCGCTGATTTTGACGAACGCGATCCGGCGGTCACAGCCTTGATCTCGCAGGCCATCCAAGCCTGTTTGGCACAGGGCAAGTACATCGGTATTTGTGGCCAAGGCCCCTCCGACCATCCGGACTTCGCGCATTGGCTCATGGACCAGGGCATCAGCTCGATTTCCTTGAATCCGGACACCGTCATCGAGACCTGGACCCAGCTGGGTCGTTGA
- the priB gene encoding primosomal replication protein N, producing MNRTELTACIAEQAALRYTPAGLPALDLILEHASELQEAGQMRKVQLKLRALAFGSQAETLVKQAVGSVWTFRGFLATPRQGKSVVLHIQEFQQD from the coding sequence GTGAACCGTACCGAACTGACCGCCTGTATTGCCGAGCAAGCCGCTTTGCGATACACCCCCGCCGGTTTGCCCGCTCTGGATTTGATTCTCGAGCATGCCTCTGAACTACAAGAGGCCGGGCAAATGCGCAAAGTCCAGTTGAAGCTTCGTGCCTTGGCCTTCGGGTCTCAGGCTGAAACCCTGGTCAAGCAAGCGGTAGGCAGTGTTTGGACGTTTCGGGGCTTTTTGGCCACCCCTCGACAAGGCAAAAGTGTCGTGTTGCACATTCAAGAGTTTCAGCAAGATTAA
- the rpsF gene encoding 30S ribosomal protein S6 — MRHYEIILLIHPDQSEQVPAMLERYKGMITAGGGSIHRVEDWGRRQLAYQINKLGKAHYLCVNIEADQAVMAELEHAFKFNDAVLRHLTVLKKKAETGPSSMMKTVEREEARKSQQAEFAA; from the coding sequence ATGCGTCATTACGAAATCATTTTGCTGATCCATCCCGATCAGTCCGAACAAGTTCCAGCCATGCTGGAGCGTTACAAAGGCATGATCACTGCCGGCGGTGGCAGCATCCACCGTGTTGAAGACTGGGGCCGCCGTCAACTGGCATACCAGATCAACAAGCTGGGCAAAGCCCACTACCTGTGCGTGAACATCGAAGCCGACCAAGCGGTCATGGCTGAACTCGAGCACGCCTTCAAGTTCAACGACGCCGTGTTGCGTCACTTGACGGTGCTGAAGAAAAAAGCCGAGACAGGCCCTTCGTCCATGATGAAGACCGTCGAGCGCGAAGAAGCCCGCAAGTCCCAACAAGCCGAATTCGCCGCTTGA